The DNA segment ATCTTTCTCATCATGTACGGCCTTATTCTCCACACCAGCTTTACTAGATTTTCCGTTATTGTTACCATTTCTTTTTTTATTAGCTCTCTTTGATGACTGCTCTTTTGCATCTACCTGCCTTTGATTATCAATAGTATCCTCTGATTGTGCTGAATTAATATCGATATGTTCATCTTTGTGAGGATAAAAAATACCAGCTGCTATCATTGCTAAAGCCAGTATAAAGAATATAAAAATTACAATTCGATAGTGTCGTATAAGAAAATATTGTCTAACAATCCAGCCTTTGATCTGTTCTATATAGTCTTGTAAGTTCATAATTCACCTCCTGCAGACTATTTCTAGGAGGTCCTTTTAAATTCCTACAAAAAAATGACTCTACCAGTCACCTAGGTGACTAATAGAGTCATTCATTATATTGACAAATCAAAAGGATTTGTTCTTGTTTTATTTGCTTTTAAAACCATCAGGATGAGATGTATGCCATTTCCAAGCATCTTTGATAACATCAGCTACATTACTGAATTTAGAGTCCCAACCAAGTAAGTTTTTAATCTTCTCAGAAGAAGCAATCAATGTACCAGGGTCCCCAGCACGACGATCACCATATTGAACAGGAATATCGATGCCTGTAACCTCTTTTGCAGTTTCAATGATTTCTTTTACGGAGAAGCCATTTCCGCTACCAAGATTAAATACTTGGGACTCGCCGCCTTTACGTAGATAATCCATAGCCAAAACATGGGCAGCAGCTAAATCATTAACATGAATATAATCGCGTACACATGTACCATCAGCTGTATTATAATCAGTACCAAAAACAGTTATGTGCTCTCTTTTACCACGAGCTGCATCTAGCACAAGCGGAATCAAATGTGTTTCCGGATGATGATCTTCCCCAATCGTACCAGACGGATCTGCGCCAGCCGCATTAAAATAACGCAATGCAACATACGTAGAACCATAAATAGCACTATAATCAGATAGCATTTCTTCAATCATCAGTTTAGTACGACCATATACATTAGTTGGATGCAATGGCGCATCTTCACGAATTGGTACCACCTCTGGTTCGCCATATACAGCAGCCGTACTAGAAAACACAAAATGTTTTACCCCAGCAGTACGAGCAGATTAAATAAGGTGATAGGATCCAACTACATTATTTTCATAATAAATAGCTGGATTTACCATTGATTCTCCAACTTGAGAATGGGCAGCGAAATGCATAACCCCAATAATATGATGATCTTTCATAATATCTACTAACTTAGGATCTGCAATATCCATATTGTAGAATGTAACCCCTTCAGGAATAGATTCTACATGTCCGCGAGATAAATTATCTACAATGATTGGTGTATAACCTGCTTGTTGTAAGGCACGTACAGTATGACTCCCAATATAGCCAGCACCACCTGTTACTAAAATATTCATAGTTCCCCCTTATGAATTATGTGTATCCTTTGCACGAGCTAATTTAGGCCCGATGAGACGTTTATAGACCTCAACACCTGGTTGGTCAAAGGCATCAACACCAGCAAAAATAGACTCGAAATAAACTGCCCAACAATGCATAAACATAATTTCCCCTAAATGGAATGAATTTAATGTTGGTACAGTTATCGTCATATTAAAACGATTATCGCTAGATAAGGCCTCTCTATTGGCATCTAAAGCAATATTCAAAATATCACAAATACCTACATTGCCAAGTGCTTGTAATCGTTCATATTGACTATGTGTATTAGGCACTACAAGATTATGTTTCCAATCCTTAACCTTAATAAATTGAACCACCTTATTAAGACGGCCCTCTTGATGCTCTTGTACTTGAGCATGCATATCCATAGTCCCTACTGCAGCAACCGGCGTACGACCATATGGTAAGCAAGTATTACTCATCTTCCCTAAAGATTCGGATAATAGTTGTACATACCAATCAGATAAGGAGTGAAGCGCTTCACCATAAGGCATAAACACCTCAATAATACGACCGTACCGTTCAGACGCAATATATTTTAGTAAAGCACTTAATAAAGCAGGATTTTTAAAAATATCCTCTTCTTGACAGGCCGCATCCATTGAGGCTGCACCTGCCAAGAAACCTTCAATATCAAATCCTACGAGAGCAGCTGTAACGAAACCTACTTCAGTAAATACAGAGAAACGACCACCTACACCATATGGAATGCTATAGGTCTTCCAATGATTCTCTATTGCCATAGAGCGTAAAACTGTAGGATGTTCATCATCAGACATATCGGTAACAGCTACCACTTCATAATTTATATTACGATCTTGTAAAGCTTTTTCCAAAATCATGAAGTTAGCCATTGGCTCGATGGTAGAACCTGACTTAGATGTAATAACGAGCATCACCTTATAGTCTGATCCTTTTGTCTGAGCTTGGTACTCTAAGGTACGAATAAGGCCTGATAAATAATCACCATCTACGTTAAATCCAGCAAAATACATCCGTGGATATCCATTTCGTTCTTCCGTACTGAGATTATTCCAAAACGCACCACATTGGACATCGAAAATAACCTTACTACCCAAGTAAGAGCCACCAATGCCTACAGATACAACTGTGTCAATATTATGGCGAGCATAGTCCCGCAGTTCATAAAGTCGTTTCAACATTGCAGGTGTATTGATACCATCTTCTGAAATATAAGGAAGTTGGTAAAACAATACCGGTTCAGGCAGTCCATCCTTAGAAACATGTCCTTCTTCAAAGCCTGTAGAACGCAAAATATTTGTATGACGCCAAACATTTTGTATAGCACGCTCAAAGTTATTTACGTCTCGTTCTTGTATGCAACTTTCATTATATATGTTAGCGTAATCTAACTCGAACCCTGATTGTAACCGCAACATCAAATATCTCCTTTACTGACATTTTATGTACAATATTCTACTCATTATACCATAAAACAATGAATAAAATATTAGTTTATGCAATCATTTTACCCACAAGCCATAGCCAAAACCCACTGCATAAACAGACCATAACAATGCGATAGGAATAGCTAGCTTAAACTTAATCTTTAAAGTCTTATGATGCCAAATAACCATACCTAATAGAGCACCAAGGCCACCAAAGGCAAATGCTAAAAATAATAATGTAAACTCTGAAATTCGATTATACCCCTTTATAGCACATAACTTATCATAGCCATACATACTAAATACAATTAGATTCCATACGCCTACAGTAACCCAAAATTGTGTATCACTCATGTCCCCA comes from the Veillonella dispar genome and includes:
- a CDS encoding glucose-6-phosphate isomerase; the protein is MLRLQSGFELDYANIYNESCIQERDVNNFERAIQNVWRHTNILRSTGFEEGHVSKDGLPEPVLFYQLPYISEDGINTPAMLKRLYELRDYARHNIDTVVSVGIGGSYLGSKVIFDVQCGAFWNNLSTEERNGYPRMYFAGFNVDGDYLSGLIRTLEYQAQTKGSDYKVMLVITSKSGSTIEPMANFMILEKALQDRNINYEVVAVTDMSDDEHPTVLRSMAIENHWKTYSIPYGVGGRFSVFTEVGFVTAALVGFDIEGFLAGAASMDAACQEEDIFKNPALLSALLKYIASERYGRIIEVFMPYGEALHSLSDWYVQLLSESLGKMSNTCLPYGRTPVAAVGTMDMHAQVQEHQEGRLNKVVQFIKVKDWKHNLVVPNTHSQYERLQALGNVGICDILNIALDANREALSSDNRFNMTITVPTLNSFHLGEIMFMHCWAVYFESIFAGVDAFDQPGVEVYKRLIGPKLARAKDTHNS
- a CDS encoding DUF1294 domain-containing protein, producing the protein MSDTQFWVTVGVWNLIVFSMYGYDKLCAIKGYNRISEFTLLFLAFAFGGLGALLGMVIWHHKTLKIKFKLAIPIALLWSVYAVGFGYGLWVK